Proteins from a single region of Streptomyces spinoverrucosus:
- the cobO gene encoding cob(I)yrinic acid a,c-diamide adenosyltransferase, which produces MPQGQPSVVPDDGLTTRQRRNRPLVVVHTGIGKGKSTAAFGLALRAWNQGWPIGVFQFVKSAKWKVGEERALRVLGDSGEGGTVAWHKMGEGWSWVQRDSQMDNEEKAREGWEQVKRDLAAETYQLYVLDEFAYPMHWGWVDTDEVVSVLRDRPGTQHVVITGRNAPEKLVDFADLVTDMSKVKHPMDVGQKGQRGIEW; this is translated from the coding sequence ATGCCGCAGGGACAGCCGAGTGTCGTACCGGATGACGGACTGACCACCCGACAGCGGCGGAACCGGCCGCTGGTCGTGGTGCACACCGGCATCGGGAAGGGCAAGTCCACCGCCGCCTTCGGGCTGGCGCTGCGCGCCTGGAACCAGGGCTGGCCGATCGGGGTGTTCCAGTTCGTCAAGTCGGCGAAGTGGAAGGTCGGCGAGGAGCGGGCACTGCGGGTGCTCGGGGACTCCGGGGAGGGCGGGACCGTCGCCTGGCACAAGATGGGCGAAGGGTGGTCCTGGGTCCAGCGGGATTCCCAGATGGACAACGAGGAGAAGGCCCGCGAGGGCTGGGAGCAGGTCAAGCGGGATCTGGCCGCCGAGACGTACCAGCTGTACGTGCTGGACGAGTTCGCGTACCCGATGCACTGGGGATGGGTGGACACCGACGAGGTCGTCTCCGTGCTGCGGGACCGGCCGGGGACCCAGCATGTGGTGATCACCGGGCGGAACGCGCCCGAGAAGCTCGTCGACTTCGCCGATCTCGTGACCGACATGTCCAAGGTCAAGCATCCGATGGACGTGGGGCAGAAGGGCCAGCGAGGCATCGAGTGGTGA
- a CDS encoding putative cobaltochelatase: MTTPFPFTAVVGQDDLRLALLLNAVSPAVGGVLVRGEKGTAKSTAVRALSALLPEVAVVPGCRFSCDPAAPDPACPDGPHEAGAGGERPARMVELPVGASEDRLVGALDIERALAEGVKAFEPGLLADAHRGILYVDEVNLLHDHLVDLLLDAAAMGASYVEREGVSVRHAARFLLVGTMNPEEGELRPQLLDRFGLTVEVAASREPDQRVEVVRRRLAYDDDPAGFAARWADEEAAVRARIVAARELLPSVRLGDGALRQIAATCAAFEVDGMRADIVMARTATALAAWAGRTDVLAEDVRQAALLALPHRRRRNPFDAPGLDEDKLDETLEEFGSDDEDPDPGPDGPGDGGGEPAPDSGPQGGDTAARPESGEGEQLPGGGGEQSAVRAGEPFRAKVLSVPGIGEGAAGRRSRARTEHGRTTGARRPQGALTKLHLAATVQAAAPHQRARGRTGPGLVVRRDDLRQATREGREGNLVLFVVDASGSMAARQRMSAVKGAVLSLLLDAYQRRDKVGLVTFRGSAADVALPPTSSVDAAAARLESLPTGGRTPLAAGLLKAHDVLRVERLRDPARRALVVVVTDGRATGGPEPVALAGRAARLFAADGVASVVVDCESGPVRLGLAGQLAGELAGTAVTLDELRADSIAGLVKDVQRRAA, encoded by the coding sequence GTGACCACCCCGTTTCCGTTCACGGCCGTCGTCGGCCAGGACGACCTGCGGCTCGCGCTGCTGCTGAACGCCGTGTCACCGGCGGTCGGCGGTGTGCTGGTGCGCGGCGAGAAGGGCACCGCCAAGTCGACGGCGGTGCGGGCGCTGTCGGCGTTGCTGCCGGAGGTCGCCGTCGTCCCCGGTTGCCGGTTCTCCTGTGACCCCGCCGCTCCCGACCCCGCCTGCCCGGACGGGCCGCACGAGGCGGGTGCGGGAGGCGAGCGACCCGCCCGCATGGTGGAACTGCCCGTCGGTGCCTCCGAGGACCGGCTCGTCGGCGCGCTCGACATCGAGCGGGCGCTCGCCGAGGGCGTGAAGGCCTTCGAGCCCGGGCTGCTCGCCGACGCGCATCGCGGGATCCTCTACGTCGACGAGGTCAACCTCCTCCACGACCACCTGGTCGACCTGCTGCTGGACGCGGCCGCGATGGGTGCCTCGTACGTCGAGCGCGAGGGTGTCTCCGTACGGCATGCCGCCCGTTTCCTGCTCGTCGGGACCATGAACCCGGAGGAGGGCGAGCTGCGGCCGCAGCTCCTCGACCGGTTCGGGCTGACCGTCGAGGTCGCGGCCTCGCGGGAGCCCGACCAGCGGGTGGAGGTGGTGCGCAGGCGGCTCGCCTACGACGACGATCCGGCCGGGTTCGCGGCGCGCTGGGCGGACGAGGAGGCCGCCGTACGGGCGCGGATCGTGGCGGCGCGGGAGTTGTTGCCGTCCGTGCGGCTGGGCGACGGGGCGCTGCGGCAGATCGCGGCGACCTGCGCGGCCTTCGAGGTGGACGGCATGCGGGCCGACATCGTGATGGCGCGCACCGCGACCGCGCTGGCCGCGTGGGCGGGGCGGACCGATGTGCTGGCGGAGGACGTGCGGCAGGCCGCGCTGCTCGCGCTGCCGCACCGGCGCCGACGCAATCCCTTCGACGCGCCGGGGCTCGACGAGGACAAACTGGACGAGACGCTGGAGGAGTTCGGGAGCGACGACGAGGACCCGGATCCCGGTCCCGACGGGCCTGGCGATGGTGGCGGAGAACCGGCTCCCGACAGCGGGCCGCAGGGTGGGGACACGGCCGCGCGGCCCGAGTCCGGTGAGGGCGAGCAGCTGCCCGGCGGAGGCGGTGAGCAGTCCGCCGTACGGGCCGGCGAGCCGTTTCGGGCCAAGGTGCTGAGCGTGCCCGGGATCGGTGAGGGTGCCGCCGGGCGGCGTTCGCGGGCGCGAACCGAGCACGGGCGGACAACCGGCGCCCGGCGGCCCCAGGGAGCGCTCACCAAGCTGCATCTGGCCGCGACCGTGCAGGCCGCGGCGCCGCATCAGCGGGCACGGGGGCGTACCGGGCCGGGGCTTGTGGTCCGCAGGGACGATCTGCGGCAGGCGACCCGGGAGGGGCGCGAGGGGAATCTCGTGCTGTTCGTGGTCGACGCCTCCGGGTCCATGGCGGCCCGGCAGCGGATGAGCGCCGTGAAGGGCGCGGTGCTGTCGCTGCTGCTGGACGCGTATCAGCGGCGGGACAAGGTGGGGCTGGTGACCTTCCGGGGTTCCGCTGCCGACGTCGCACTGCCGCCCACCTCGTCCGTGGACGCGGCGGCGGCCCGGCTGGAGTCGCTGCCGACGGGTGGGCGGACGCCGCTGGCCGCCGGGCTGCTCAAGGCGCATGACGTGCTGCGGGTGGAGCGGCTCAGGGATCCCGCTCGGCGGGCGCTGGTCGTGGTGGTGACGGACGGACGGGCCACCGGTGGCCCCGAGCCGGTGGCGCTGGCGGGGCGTGCTGCTCGGCTGTTCGCCGCCGACGGTGTGGCGTCCGTGGTCGTGGACTGCGAGTCCGGGCCCGTGCGGCTGGGGCTCGCCGGGCAGCTCGCCGGTGAGCTGGCGGGTACGGCCGTGACGCTGGACGAGTTGCGGGCGGACAGCATCGCCGGGCTGGTGAAGGACGTACAGAGGAGGGCCGCGTAA